One Phaseolus vulgaris cultivar G19833 chromosome 11, P. vulgaris v2.0, whole genome shotgun sequence genomic window carries:
- the LOC137828156 gene encoding cyanidin 3-O-galactoside 2''-O-xylosyltransferase FGGT1-like, whose product MCRSWLYVFERAEKLKIDQQRKKKMDSSSLHIAMFPWFAMGHLTPFLHLSNKLAKRGHKISFFIPTRTQSKLEQFNLFPDLITFFPINVPHVEGLPHGAETTSDVSFSLGPLIMTAMDRTEKDIELLLLDLKPQIVFFDFTYWLPNITSRLGIKSFQYFIVSPATVSYIRSPQSDLMQPPPGYPVSSIKLHLDEAKFLASKRNWEFGSGVLFYDRFEYGLMLSDAIGFKGCREIEGPYVDYLAEQLGKSVLLSGPIIPEPPNTVLEENWSAWLGGFKDGSVIFCALGSEWKLPHGQFQELLLGLELTGLPFLAVVKVPVGFETIEAALPEGFKEGVEGRGIVHSGWIQQQLILEHSSVGCFITHCGAGSLTEALVNKCQMVLLPQLDADHIINARMMGSNLKVGVEVQKGEEDGWFTKESVSKAVKTVMDEENEVGREVRENHAKLRNCLVSPDLESICVDNFCQKLQDLLK is encoded by the coding sequence ATGTGCAGAAGTTGGCTTTATGTGTTTGAAAGAGCAGAAAAGCTGAAAATTGAtcaacagagaaaaaaaaaaatggattctTCTTCTTTGCACATAGCAATGTTTCCATGGTTTGCCATGGGACATTTAACTCCATTTCTCCACCTCTCCAACAAGTTAGCAAAGAGGGGACACAAAATCTCCTTCTTCATCCCCACAAGAACACAATCCAAGTTAGAGCAATTCAACCTCTTCCCAGATCTGATCACCTTTTTCCCTATCAATGTTCCTCATGTTGAAGGTCTTCCTCATGGTGCAGAAACCACTTCCGATGTGTCTTTTTCTTTAGGTCCACTCATTATGACGGCTATGGACCGCACTGAGAAGGATATAGAGCTTCTCCTCCTAGATTTAAAGCCGCaaattgttttctttgactTCACATATTGGCTACCAAACATCACTTCTCGTTTGGGGATCAAATCCTTTCAATACTTCATTGTTAGCCCTGCCACAGTATCTTACATTAGGTCCCCACAAAGTGATCTTATGCAACCCCCTCCTGGGTATCCTGTGTCATCCATCAAGCTTCATCTGGATGAAGCCAAGTTCCTTGCTTCTAAAAGGAATTGGGAGTTTGGTAGCGGTGTTCTCTTCTATGATCGCTTCGAATATGGTTTAATGCTATCAGATGCAATTGGGTTCAAAGGTTGTAGAGAAATTGAAGGGCCTTATGTTGACTACCTTGCAGAGCAGTTAGGGAAGTCTGTTCTCCTTTCAGGACCCATCATACCTGAGCCACCTAACACTGTTTTGGAGGAAAACTGGAGTGCATGGCTTGGAGGTTTCAAGGATGGTTCTGTGATTTTCTGTGCACTTGGGAGTGAATGGAAACTACCACATGGTCAAttccaagaattgttgttgGGTCTTGAACTTACAGGACTTCCATTCTTGGCAGTTGTGAAAGTTCCTGTTGGGTTTGAGACAATTGAAGCTGCACTCCCAGAAGGGTTTAAGGAAGGAGTTGAAGGGAGAGGAATTGTCCACAGTGGATGGATACAACAACAGTTGATTTTGGAGCACTCATCAGTGGGTTGCTTCATAACACACTGTGGAGCTGGTTCATTAACTGAGGCACTAGTGAATAAGTGTCAAATGGTGTTACTACCACAACTAGATGCTGATCATATCATTAATGCAAGGATGATGGGTAGCAACTTGAAGGTTGGGGTTGAAGTGCAGAAGGGTGAAGAAGATGGTTGGTTCACAAAGGAGAGTGTAAGCAAAGCAGTGAAAACTGTGATGGATGAAGAGAATGAGGTTGGCAGAGAAGTCAGGGAAAATCATGCAAAATTGAGGAATTGCTTGGTAAGTCCTGATTTAGAGTCCATTTGTGTTGATAACTTTTGTCagaagcttcaagatttactcAAGTAA
- the LOC137823159 gene encoding uncharacterized protein, giving the protein MEQDQLIRSIFDTKASRIFKNAMSKVRHGQYKGTWIPQLVRATLDQHWSSTEFQNKSVIAKANRAVEKGASAYCGGSISTAAHFEKMTKELERQPTAWEVVERTKKLKTGEWVNDKTRDLAEKYKKRREEAQQQQMLESASSQNSHVASIDDNEIYIDVVGSGNKKGNVYGLGVLSKRFNSSTTAHSAASQAPVVHQIEEMREIIQKLNDELMTKRVKERTLEEKMELLMKTHEEQSERMRKQDEKMQLILQHIQMNNPASGSSDPTTSGHHKGDQSRDDSSEED; this is encoded by the exons ATGGAACAAGACCAACTCATTAGATCCATTTTTGATACAAAAGCCTCCCGTATCTTTAAAAATGCTATGAGTAAAGTTCGGCATGGTCAATATAAGGGGACCTGGATTCCACAACTTGTTCGAGCAACCTTGGACCAGCATTGGAGTTCTACAGAATTCCAGAACAAGAGTGTTATTGCCAAGGCGAATCGGGCTGTTGAGAAGGGAGCCTCAGCCTACTGTGGTGGTTCCATATCTACCGCAGCTCACTTTGAGAAAAtg ACTAAAGAGCTTGAACGACAACCAACTGCTTGGGAGGTTGTAGAGAGAACAAAGAAATTGAAGACTGGAGAATGGGTCAATGACAAGACTCGCGACCTTGCG GAGAAATATAAGAAACGTCGAGAAGAAGCCCAACAACAGCAAATGCTTGAAAGCGCATCTTCGCAAAACTCTCATGTTGCCTCTATTGATGACAATGAAATATACATTGATGTTGTTGGAAGTGGAAATAAAAAAGGGAATGTCTATGGTCTTGGTGTATTGAGCAAAAGGTTTAATAGTTCAACAACTGCTCACTCTGCTGCAAGTCAAGCTCCAGTAGTCCATCAAATAGAAGAAATGCGTGAGATTATTCAAAAGCTAAATGATGAACTTATGACAAAACGTGTCAAGGAGCGGACACTTGAAGAAAAGATGGAGCTATTGATGAAAACTCATGAAGAGCAAAGTGAACGCATGCGCAAACAAGATGAGAAGATGCAACTCATCCTACAACACATTCAAATGAATAATCCCGCGTCAGGATCTTCAGATCCTACTACCAGTGGACATCATAAAGGAGACCAGAGTAGAGATGACAGTTCAGAAGAAGATTAG